A genomic window from Candidatus Hydrogenedentota bacterium includes:
- a CDS encoding ABC transporter ATP-binding protein codes for MIQTEQLTKHFGAKIAVSPLDMFIPEGTFFCFLGPNGAGKTTTIKMLTGLLRPSGGVARVGGIDIQQDPVAAKRLLGYVPDHPFLYDKLSGREFMRFVAGLYQLPEAHYRAHCEPLLEMFEISRVGDQLIEDYSHGMRQKLSFASCFLHDPKIVIVDEPWVGLDPKNIRFVKDFLKQKTREEGLTVFMSTHTLSIAEEIADQIGIINEGKLLHMGTVAEIKALHKNPGSLEEVFLELTSTRDEGAA; via the coding sequence GTGATACAGACCGAACAACTTACCAAGCATTTCGGTGCAAAAATCGCCGTGTCCCCGCTGGACATGTTCATCCCCGAGGGCACGTTTTTCTGTTTTCTCGGCCCGAACGGCGCCGGCAAAACCACCACCATCAAAATGCTCACCGGCCTGCTGCGCCCCAGCGGCGGCGTCGCCCGGGTGGGGGGGATAGACATCCAGCAAGACCCCGTCGCGGCCAAACGCCTCCTCGGCTATGTGCCGGATCACCCCTTTCTCTACGACAAACTCTCGGGACGCGAGTTTATGCGCTTCGTCGCCGGCCTCTACCAGCTCCCCGAGGCGCACTACCGCGCCCACTGCGAGCCCCTGCTGGAAATGTTCGAAATAAGCCGCGTGGGGGACCAGCTCATCGAAGACTACAGCCACGGCATGCGCCAGAAGCTCTCGTTCGCCTCCTGCTTCCTTCACGACCCGAAGATCGTCATCGTCGACGAGCCCTGGGTCGGCCTCGACCCGAAAAACATCCGCTTCGTGAAAGACTTCCTCAAGCAGAAAACCCGCGAAGAGGGCCTGACCGTCTTCATGTCCACGCACACCCTCAGCATTGCCGAGGAAATCGCCGACCAGATCGGGATCATCAACGAGGGCAAGCTCCTCCACATGGGCACCGTCGCCGAGATCAAAGCCCTGCACAAAAACCCCGGATCCCTGGAGGAAGTCTTCCTCGAACTCACCAGCACCCGAGACGAGGGAGCCGCATGA
- a CDS encoding secondary thiamine-phosphate synthase enzyme YjbQ translates to MHHLRVSSRKHTEFINIDREIQHIVTTAGIQEGAVQVFVPHTTAGVTINENADPDVVADMALILDRAIPWDAGYAHAEGNSAAHVKASMMGSSVTVFIAQGRLQLGAWQSIYFCEFDGPRNRQVWVRLSTS, encoded by the coding sequence ATGCATCACCTCCGCGTCTCCTCGCGAAAGCACACCGAATTCATCAACATCGATCGGGAAATCCAGCACATTGTCACCACGGCGGGTATCCAGGAGGGCGCGGTCCAAGTCTTCGTCCCGCACACCACCGCCGGCGTCACCATCAATGAAAACGCCGATCCCGACGTCGTCGCCGACATGGCCCTGATCCTCGACCGCGCCATCCCCTGGGACGCCGGATACGCCCACGCCGAAGGCAACTCCGCCGCCCACGTCAAAGCCAGCATGATGGGCAGCTCCGTCACCGTGTTCATTGCCCAGGGCCGCCTCCAGCTCGGCGCCTGGCAATCCATCTACTTCTGCGAATTCGACGGCCCCCGAAACCGCCAGGTATGGGTACGCCTCAGCACAAGCTAG
- the ispF gene encoding 2-C-methyl-D-erythritol 2,4-cyclodiphosphate synthase, with the protein MRIGQGYDLHRLEAGRPLILGGVTIPHEKGLAGHSDADVLAHAITDALLGAANLGNIGQLFPDNDPKFKDADSLVLLRLARDRVLEAGWRVENIDSTVVAQRPKLNPHIDAIRAKLAAAMDISADMVSVKAKTNEGVGPEGREEAISAQAVALLVSVIPY; encoded by the coding sequence ATGCGTATAGGCCAGGGCTACGATCTGCACCGCCTCGAAGCGGGCCGGCCCTTGATCCTCGGCGGCGTCACAATCCCCCACGAAAAGGGCCTCGCCGGCCATTCCGACGCCGATGTGCTTGCCCACGCCATCACCGACGCCCTGCTTGGCGCGGCGAATCTTGGCAATATTGGTCAGCTGTTCCCCGACAACGATCCCAAGTTCAAGGATGCGGACAGCCTCGTTCTGCTTCGGCTGGCCCGCGACCGCGTGCTGGAGGCGGGCTGGAGGGTGGAAAACATCGACAGCACCGTCGTCGCGCAACGCCCCAAACTCAACCCCCATATCGACGCTATTCGTGCGAAACTGGCGGCGGCGATGGATATTTCCGCGGACATGGTGTCGGTGAAGGCCAAGACCAACGAAGGCGTCGGGCCGGAGGGGCGCGAAGAGGCCATCAGTGCGCAGGCGGTGGCGTTGCTGGTGTCGGTGATTCCGTATTAG
- the ispD gene encoding 2-C-methyl-D-erythritol 4-phosphate cytidylyltransferase, whose translation MKVQVLIPAGGQGERLEQAIPKALVPVEGVPLIVRALRQFACLGIAGNAVVVVPKPFRPEFESALRAAFPGEPFHFVPGGSERQDSVRLGLEALDPDTEICAIHDAARPFVSPEIIQASIDAAAAYGAATVAIPVVDTILMDDGDGFLRETPDRRLLWACQTPQTFRAEIIRGAHAEAVRRGFRGTDDATLVRHCGHPVKLVPGSTENLKVTRPADLHVAETFIRKGIGCV comes from the coding sequence ATGAAGGTGCAGGTGCTGATTCCCGCCGGCGGCCAGGGGGAACGTTTGGAGCAGGCCATACCCAAGGCGCTGGTGCCGGTGGAAGGCGTGCCGCTTATCGTGCGCGCGTTGCGCCAGTTCGCGTGCCTGGGCATCGCCGGCAACGCCGTCGTGGTCGTTCCCAAGCCGTTTCGGCCGGAATTCGAGTCGGCGTTGCGCGCGGCCTTTCCCGGAGAGCCGTTCCATTTCGTCCCCGGCGGATCGGAGCGCCAGGACTCCGTGCGGCTGGGCCTCGAAGCGCTCGATCCGGACACCGAAATCTGCGCCATTCACGACGCCGCGCGCCCCTTCGTCTCACCGGAGATAATTCAGGCTTCCATCGACGCGGCCGCCGCCTACGGGGCCGCGACCGTGGCCATTCCCGTGGTCGATACGATTTTGATGGACGACGGCGACGGTTTCCTTCGGGAGACCCCCGACCGGCGCCTGCTCTGGGCCTGCCAGACGCCGCAGACCTTTCGCGCGGAAATCATCCGCGGCGCGCATGCCGAGGCGGTGCGGCGCGGCTTTCGGGGGACCGACGACGCGACGCTCGTTCGCCATTGCGGCCATCCGGTGAAGCTGGTGCCGGGCTCGACGGAGAACCTGAAGGTCACGCGCCCGGCGGATCTGCATGTCGCGGAGACCTTCATCCGAAAGGGGATCGGATGCGTATAG
- a CDS encoding TRAM domain-containing protein gives MSEKIIRLIFVFSCLIMGVIWAVYAREAVETNNPGNNYGSALPWHIIGGLIGGGVGVLVLWLVRFITQDIYEKLAPAMVAIIIAMVFGYALATWLLIWVPDASPNLRLFITVTFVLIFGYVGIYLGLTRASSMQSLLTAVERSKAGKISLKLVDTSVIIDGRIADICDSGFLEGTLLVPRFVLHELQHIADSSDVLRRAKGRRGLDILKDLQRESSKVVIEIIEDDPQDVRDVDSKLVRLAQKFHAKVLTNDFNLNKVAQIEGVVVLNINDLANALKPAVLPDEQMEVKIIKEGKEPSQGVGYLDDGTMVVVDGGRSHMGKMVQVVVTSVLQTAAGRMIFTRFNDVQP, from the coding sequence ATGTCCGAAAAAATCATTCGGCTGATCTTTGTCTTCTCTTGTCTCATCATGGGGGTTATCTGGGCCGTATACGCCCGTGAGGCCGTGGAAACTAACAACCCGGGTAACAACTACGGCAGCGCGCTTCCGTGGCACATCATCGGCGGCCTCATCGGCGGCGGGGTCGGGGTTTTGGTCCTCTGGCTTGTACGCTTCATCACCCAGGATATCTACGAGAAACTTGCGCCCGCGATGGTCGCCATTATCATTGCGATGGTTTTCGGGTACGCGCTCGCCACGTGGCTGTTGATCTGGGTTCCGGACGCGAGCCCGAACCTGCGCCTGTTCATCACCGTAACCTTCGTGCTGATATTCGGCTACGTGGGCATATATCTTGGGCTCACCCGCGCGTCGAGCATGCAGTCGCTCCTGACCGCCGTCGAACGATCCAAAGCGGGCAAGATCTCGCTGAAGCTGGTGGATACGAGCGTCATTATCGACGGGCGCATCGCGGACATCTGCGACAGCGGCTTCCTCGAAGGAACGCTGCTGGTGCCCCGGTTTGTTTTGCATGAACTCCAGCACATCGCCGATTCCTCCGATGTGCTTCGCCGCGCCAAGGGCCGGCGCGGGCTGGATATTCTCAAGGATTTACAGCGCGAATCCTCCAAGGTCGTCATCGAGATCATCGAGGACGACCCCCAGGATGTGCGGGACGTCGACAGCAAGCTCGTGCGCCTCGCGCAGAAGTTCCACGCCAAGGTTCTTACCAACGATTTCAATCTGAACAAGGTGGCGCAGATTGAGGGCGTGGTGGTGCTGAATATCAACGATCTTGCCAACGCCCTGAAACCGGCGGTGCTGCCCGACGAGCAGATGGAAGTCAAGATTATCAAGGAGGGCAAAGAGCCCAGCCAGGGGGTGGGCTACCTGGATGATGGCACCATGGTGGTGGTCGACGGCGGGCGCTCGCACATGGGCAAGATGGTTCAGGTCGTGGTGACGAGCGTGCTCCAGACCGCGGCCGGGCGGATGATTTTCACGCGGTTCAACGACGTTCAGCCATGA
- a CDS encoding purine-nucleoside phosphorylase has product MATLGEMVQEAVARVRERATLHPEVAVVLGTGLGSLADRLQVEARIPYGDLPHFPTSTVDTHAGELVFGTLADTPVVALSGRFHYYEGYTLQQVTFPVRVARALGVHTLIVSNAAGGLNPQFRAGDLMLISDHINLIGDNPLIGPNDDTLGPRFPDMCEPYTAALLELAETKALEMGIKTQRGVYLACSGPCLETRAEYRFMRLIGADAVGMSTVPEVIVAVHAGLKVLGVSVITDECLPDALEPVDIERIIATANAAEPSLTRLVEAVLAGLRASGGSVF; this is encoded by the coding sequence ATGGCTACACTTGGTGAAATGGTCCAGGAAGCGGTCGCCAGGGTGCGCGAGCGGGCCACCCTCCATCCCGAAGTCGCGGTGGTGTTGGGGACGGGGCTGGGTTCCCTGGCGGATCGGCTCCAGGTCGAGGCCCGGATTCCCTACGGCGATCTCCCCCACTTCCCCACGTCGACCGTGGATACGCACGCGGGCGAATTGGTCTTTGGCACGCTGGCGGATACGCCGGTGGTGGCGCTCTCGGGGCGTTTTCACTACTACGAGGGCTACACGCTGCAGCAGGTGACCTTTCCGGTTCGGGTGGCCCGGGCGCTCGGGGTGCACACCCTGATCGTATCCAACGCGGCCGGCGGCCTGAACCCCCAGTTTCGCGCGGGCGACCTGATGCTCATTTCCGACCACATCAACCTCATCGGGGACAACCCGCTGATTGGGCCCAACGACGACACGCTGGGTCCGCGATTCCCCGACATGTGCGAGCCCTACACGGCCGCCCTTCTCGAATTGGCGGAAACCAAAGCGCTCGAAATGGGTATTAAGACACAACGCGGAGTGTACCTCGCGTGCAGTGGCCCGTGCCTCGAGACCCGCGCGGAATACCGCTTCATGCGCCTTATCGGCGCGGATGCCGTGGGCATGAGCACGGTTCCCGAGGTCATTGTGGCCGTACACGCCGGATTGAAGGTGCTCGGCGTGTCCGTCATTACCGACGAATGTTTGCCGGATGCACTCGAACCGGTGGATATCGAGCGGATCATTGCGACCGCAAATGCGGCGGAACCCAGCTTGACCCGATTGGTGGAAGCGGTATTGGCGGGGTTGCGCGCGTCGGGCGGCAGTGTATTCTAG
- a CDS encoding DUF167 domain-containing protein codes for MRLKVQPGAARNAVLEATEDYYRVAIAAPPAEGAANQALIRFLADLTGIRRRRITLAAGGHSRMKALCIDGVDAAEVRRALDGAMRARR; via the coding sequence TTGCGCTTAAAGGTGCAGCCCGGGGCCGCGAGAAACGCCGTGCTGGAGGCTACCGAGGACTACTACCGGGTTGCGATTGCCGCGCCTCCCGCGGAGGGCGCCGCGAATCAGGCGCTGATCCGGTTTCTCGCGGACTTGACTGGGATCCGCCGCCGCCGCATCACCCTGGCGGCGGGTGGCCATTCCAGAATGAAGGCATTGTGTATTGATGGCGTGGATGCGGCGGAGGTGCGGCGCGCGCTGGATGGCGCGATGCGGGCGCGCCGGTAG
- a CDS encoding endonuclease/exonuclease/phosphatase family protein, with translation MSLVSLLLSASALLATGAPAPELSVMSYNLRYGSANDGPDAWDLRRDRLVALVKEYDPDIIGTQECLDFQAQYLADQLPHYAWIGLGRQEDATGEMTAILYRKDALIPLESGHFWLSETAGAPGSKSWDSSLPRIASWVKFYRRATGRTFYFYNTHFDHRGEQARLESARMLEARIRELHAGEFVVLTGDFNANAETSAPWKALTEGGLLDTWNEAAVRTGDPNTWNGFAIPAPEQYRRIDWILVSPGARVTACAIDARHENGRFPSDHMPVIARIVPPELD, from the coding sequence ATGTCTCTCGTTTCGCTCTTGCTGTCCGCGTCGGCCCTGCTGGCGACCGGCGCCCCGGCCCCCGAACTCTCTGTGATGTCTTACAACCTGCGCTATGGTTCCGCAAATGACGGTCCGGACGCCTGGGATCTCCGCCGCGACCGCCTGGTCGCGCTCGTTAAGGAATACGATCCGGACATCATCGGGACGCAGGAATGCCTCGACTTCCAGGCGCAGTATCTCGCGGATCAGCTGCCGCATTACGCCTGGATCGGCTTGGGACGCCAGGAGGACGCGACCGGCGAGATGACGGCGATTCTCTACCGGAAGGACGCCCTGATCCCCCTGGAATCGGGGCATTTCTGGCTTTCGGAAACAGCCGGCGCGCCCGGCTCCAAGTCCTGGGATTCGTCCCTCCCGCGCATTGCCTCGTGGGTGAAGTTCTACCGGCGCGCCACCGGGCGGACCTTCTATTTCTACAACACCCATTTCGACCACCGGGGCGAACAGGCGCGCCTTGAAAGCGCGCGAATGCTGGAAGCCCGGATCCGGGAATTGCACGCCGGCGAATTCGTGGTGCTCACTGGCGATTTCAACGCGAACGCGGAAACCAGCGCGCCCTGGAAGGCCCTTACCGAGGGCGGTCTCCTCGATACGTGGAATGAAGCGGCGGTTCGAACCGGGGACCCGAACACCTGGAACGGCTTTGCCATTCCCGCGCCGGAACAATACCGGCGGATTGACTGGATCCTCGTCTCGCCCGGCGCTCGGGTGACGGCGTGCGCCATCGACGCGCGCCACGAAAACGGCCGATTTCCGTCCGATCACATGCCCGTCATCGCGCGGATTGTCCCGCCGGAACTGGACTGA
- a CDS encoding NAD(P)H-dependent oxidoreductase, which produces MTHNAPPAIHLVAVSGSVRRDGYTRRFLDLMIGMLEAYPGVTVDCIDPADFQLAFPGQPEAGAFQRALTDRVTPADGILLSTPEYHGSYSSVIKVLIDSMGYPSVMAGKPVSLLGIATGRLGAIKALEHLRSVCSHAGAIVLPYPVSVAEAHNRMDAAGACTDPDINEQMAQCARQLVAYTRSHASLKG; this is translated from the coding sequence ATGACCCACAACGCCCCGCCCGCCATCCACCTCGTCGCTGTCTCGGGCAGCGTGCGCCGCGATGGCTATACGCGCCGATTTCTTGATCTGATGATCGGCATGCTCGAAGCCTACCCCGGCGTTACCGTGGATTGCATCGATCCGGCGGATTTTCAGCTGGCCTTTCCCGGGCAGCCGGAGGCCGGCGCCTTCCAGCGGGCGCTTACGGACCGCGTGACGCCCGCCGACGGCATTCTGCTGTCCACGCCGGAATACCACGGCAGTTACAGCAGCGTGATCAAAGTTCTCATTGATAGCATGGGGTATCCATCGGTCATGGCGGGGAAGCCAGTATCCTTGCTGGGCATCGCCACCGGGCGGCTGGGCGCCATCAAGGCCCTGGAACACCTGCGCAGCGTCTGCTCCCATGCCGGCGCCATCGTGCTTCCCTACCCCGTTTCCGTGGCGGAAGCCCACAATCGAATGGACGCGGCGGGGGCCTGCACCGACCCCGACATCAACGAACAGATGGCGCAATGCGCGCGCCAGCTCGTGGCCTATACCCGCTCGCATGCGAGCCTCAAGGGCTGA
- a CDS encoding sensor domain-containing diguanylate cyclase has product MGRKLPETGGDFDALYRRNMQLVRQVDHLSTLREIGLAITETLELHETLPIIATVVQGALNVRRVTVYELSKDGRTLQPVVARYGKDLITRERLAEDTISARGPRFGRALESRAAVLEWDGNRAAALIPLIAKNEPLGLLVLEDPEDGEPFQEEDQILLWQLGAQIAIAIHNAKLYALAVTDGLTGLFVRRYFDLRLEEEFAAADRYSRTFSIMLFDIDHFKKFNDTHGHQTGDLVLQQFARLLEENTRDSDICCRYGGEEMVVVLPETVLQEAALLANKLCALVRAHVFRGATGQDLHVTTSIGVAQHRRDLAAPAALVEAADRALYRAKELGRNRVEIDGL; this is encoded by the coding sequence GTGGGTAGAAAACTCCCCGAGACCGGCGGCGATTTTGACGCGCTGTACCGGCGGAACATGCAGCTGGTCCGGCAGGTGGATCACCTGTCGACCCTGCGCGAGATCGGCCTGGCGATCACCGAGACCCTGGAACTGCACGAAACCCTCCCCATCATCGCCACCGTCGTGCAGGGGGCCTTGAACGTGCGCCGGGTCACCGTCTACGAATTGAGCAAGGACGGGCGCACGCTTCAGCCGGTGGTCGCGCGGTACGGGAAGGACCTGATCACGCGGGAGCGCCTGGCGGAGGACACAATCTCCGCCCGGGGCCCGCGTTTCGGCCGGGCCCTGGAAAGCCGGGCGGCGGTTCTCGAGTGGGACGGGAACCGGGCCGCGGCGTTGATTCCGCTTATTGCCAAGAACGAGCCGCTTGGCCTCCTCGTGCTCGAAGATCCGGAAGATGGCGAGCCATTCCAGGAGGAGGACCAGATCCTCCTGTGGCAGCTCGGCGCGCAGATCGCCATCGCGATCCACAACGCCAAACTCTATGCCCTCGCCGTCACCGATGGCCTGACCGGGCTGTTCGTGCGCCGCTATTTCGACCTGCGGCTCGAAGAGGAATTCGCGGCCGCCGACCGCTATAGCCGCACCTTCTCGATCATGTTGTTTGACATCGACCACTTCAAGAAGTTTAATGATACCCACGGGCATCAGACCGGAGATCTGGTCTTGCAGCAGTTTGCCCGGTTGCTGGAGGAAAACACCCGCGATTCCGACATTTGCTGCCGGTATGGCGGGGAAGAGATGGTCGTAGTACTCCCCGAGACCGTCCTGCAGGAGGCCGCGTTGCTTGCCAACAAGCTGTGCGCCCTGGTCCGTGCGCACGTCTTTCGAGGCGCCACCGGACAGGATCTTCACGTGACCACCAGCATTGGCGTCGCGCAGCACCGCCGCGATCTGGCCGCGCCCGCCGCGCTGGTGGAAGCGGCTGATCGCGCTCTATACCGCGCGAAGGAACTCGGCAGAAACCGTGTGGAGATCGATGGGCTATGA
- a CDS encoding PAS domain-containing protein, whose translation MLTAVRLFSVELVQNLAVLVAVCAISGVVGRHLRESAGARALQGLLFGSAAVVTMLAPFQFTAGIQFDARSVALSVCGAFFGPAAALTAAILAAACRIALGGGGTLTGLLVIASSAAIGVLFFYRRPASDTARFLATMLALGLAVHAVMLALMFTLPGGAAWEVLPLIAPTVLVFYPLATALIGTILSDQFEARALLRRVAESEESLRMAGEVARVGGWSIEPATGAMQWTPQVAAMLDLPAGHPPELQEVLKLFPPASRAAVDAAYQACAQSGAPFDLEVELLTARDRRIWVRTIARPERDQAGSIVRIQGAVQEITVLKDFERLVAQSASRFHQLADTVPLFVWTATPDGTLDFTNAEYKRYAGSPEDADPGSFWIGTVHPSDRKRVLETWEAAVRQAERYSCEFRVRRHDGEYRWHCARALPLRDESGEIVKWCGTGTDIHDTKLNEVTLSRMAARLRTTLESITDAFYILDRNWRFTYLNSEAERLLRHTREEMLGRRPVDFFPDAIDGEVAQRYSQAFRSGEAAHFETYFEPFGQWFEVHAYPSDEGLAVYFRDITSRVQSEAELRAVSNRLQNLLEFSPLLITELDCEGRYLMANKAVANLVGRPAGEIVGRHLSELLPPDSARLFLSRIQQVQASRAPLFVEDLLPMREQARTYSTVLFPLLDESGAVASVAGVAQDITEQKAAREERDRLESQLRQAQKLEAVGQLAGGVAHDFNNMLGVILGHAEMLLSAIPEDDPIYHQLEEVQHAATRSAELTRQLLAFARKQTIAPKVLDLTETVSGMLKILRRLVGEDITIEWRPGGGALPVLADPSQVDQVVANLAVNARDAIGGNGAITLETAAATFDAAYCQRHPGHLPGEYAVIAMRDTGCGMNEETVSHIFEPFFTTKAQGSGTGLGLATVYGIVQQNRGFVTVSSTPGSGSDFRVYFPIFRGAAPASPAPPPESHAPGGEETVLLVEDEAALLQLSKRMLQALGYNVLAADTPGKAIDIASSFEGRIDLLITDVVMPEMNGRELREKLDTVRPGLRTLFMSGYTADVIDRRGALDSGVYFLSKPFKIKQLAAMVREALDRAGAS comes from the coding sequence TTGCTTACGGCCGTGCGTCTTTTCAGTGTCGAGCTGGTGCAGAATCTGGCGGTCCTCGTGGCCGTTTGCGCCATTTCCGGCGTTGTGGGGCGTCATCTGCGCGAATCGGCCGGTGCGCGCGCGCTTCAGGGGCTTCTTTTCGGAAGCGCGGCCGTCGTAACGATGCTGGCCCCTTTTCAGTTTACCGCTGGCATCCAGTTCGACGCGCGCTCGGTGGCGCTCAGTGTATGCGGGGCCTTCTTCGGCCCCGCCGCGGCGCTGACCGCCGCGATCCTGGCGGCGGCGTGCCGGATCGCCCTGGGCGGAGGCGGAACGCTCACCGGACTCCTGGTCATCGCAAGCTCCGCCGCTATCGGCGTACTGTTCTTCTACCGGCGTCCGGCGTCGGACACGGCCCGGTTTCTAGCAACGATGCTCGCCCTGGGGTTGGCCGTGCACGCCGTGATGCTCGCGCTCATGTTTACCCTGCCCGGTGGCGCCGCCTGGGAAGTCCTCCCCTTGATCGCCCCCACGGTCCTGGTCTTCTATCCGCTCGCAACGGCCCTCATCGGCACCATCCTTTCCGATCAGTTTGAAGCCCGGGCGCTCCTTCGCCGGGTCGCGGAAAGCGAGGAGTCTCTCCGAATGGCGGGGGAAGTGGCGCGCGTGGGCGGCTGGTCCATCGAGCCGGCGACCGGCGCCATGCAGTGGACGCCGCAGGTGGCCGCAATGTTGGATCTGCCCGCCGGCCACCCCCCTGAGCTTCAGGAGGTGCTCAAACTGTTCCCCCCGGCGTCGCGCGCCGCCGTGGACGCCGCATACCAGGCGTGCGCCCAAAGCGGGGCGCCCTTTGATCTGGAAGTGGAACTCTTGACCGCGCGAGACCGGCGGATCTGGGTCCGAACCATCGCGCGCCCCGAGCGCGATCAGGCCGGATCGATTGTCCGAATACAGGGCGCGGTGCAGGAAATCACGGTTCTGAAGGATTTCGAGCGGCTCGTGGCCCAGAGCGCCAGTCGGTTCCACCAGCTTGCCGACACCGTCCCATTGTTCGTGTGGACCGCGACGCCCGACGGCACGCTCGACTTCACAAATGCGGAATACAAGCGATACGCCGGATCTCCCGAAGATGCGGATCCCGGCAGTTTCTGGATCGGGACGGTCCATCCGAGCGATCGCAAACGCGTGCTGGAGACCTGGGAAGCGGCTGTGCGGCAGGCCGAGCGCTACAGTTGCGAATTTCGCGTTCGCCGGCACGACGGAGAGTACCGCTGGCACTGCGCGAGAGCGCTGCCGCTTCGGGACGAAAGCGGCGAGATTGTGAAGTGGTGCGGCACGGGCACGGACATCCATGACACGAAATTAAACGAGGTAACCCTGTCCCGCATGGCCGCGCGCCTGCGCACGACGCTAGAAAGCATCACCGACGCGTTCTACATACTGGACCGAAACTGGCGCTTCACCTATCTGAATTCCGAGGCCGAACGCCTCTTGCGCCACACGCGCGAAGAGATGCTCGGCAGGCGCCCGGTGGACTTCTTCCCGGACGCGATCGATGGCGAGGTCGCGCAACGGTACAGCCAGGCATTTCGTTCGGGCGAGGCCGCGCATTTCGAGACCTATTTCGAACCCTTTGGGCAGTGGTTTGAAGTTCATGCCTATCCCTCGGACGAAGGGCTGGCCGTATATTTCCGGGACATCACCTCGCGCGTCCAGAGCGAGGCGGAACTGCGTGCGGTGAGCAACCGGCTCCAGAATCTGCTCGAATTCAGCCCGCTGTTGATCACCGAACTTGATTGTGAAGGCCGCTACCTGATGGCCAACAAGGCGGTGGCGAACCTCGTGGGGCGTCCAGCGGGCGAGATTGTTGGCCGCCACCTCTCCGAGTTGCTTCCGCCCGATAGCGCCCGGCTCTTCCTATCGCGGATCCAGCAGGTTCAGGCGTCGCGGGCGCCGCTTTTCGTGGAAGACCTCTTGCCCATGCGCGAACAGGCGCGCACCTACTCCACAGTGCTGTTTCCCTTGTTGGACGAATCGGGCGCGGTGGCTTCCGTGGCCGGTGTCGCCCAGGACATCACCGAACAAAAGGCCGCCCGGGAGGAGCGCGATCGCCTGGAGTCCCAGTTGCGCCAGGCCCAGAAACTTGAAGCCGTCGGGCAGCTTGCCGGCGGCGTCGCGCACGATTTCAACAATATGCTGGGCGTCATACTCGGGCACGCGGAAATGCTGCTTTCGGCCATACCGGAAGACGACCCGATCTACCACCAGCTTGAAGAAGTGCAGCACGCCGCGACACGATCGGCGGAATTGACCCGCCAGTTGCTGGCGTTCGCGCGCAAGCAGACCATTGCGCCGAAAGTGCTCGATCTGACCGAAACGGTCTCCGGAATGCTGAAAATCCTGCGGCGGCTCGTGGGCGAAGACATTACCATCGAATGGAGGCCCGGCGGCGGCGCGTTGCCCGTGCTCGCGGACCCGTCGCAGGTGGATCAAGTCGTCGCGAATCTGGCGGTAAACGCCCGCGACGCCATCGGCGGCAACGGCGCGATCACCCTCGAAACCGCGGCCGCCACCTTCGATGCGGCGTACTGCCAGCGCCATCCCGGTCACCTGCCGGGCGAGTATGCCGTCATCGCGATGCGCGATACGGGATGCGGGATGAATGAGGAGACGGTGTCGCACATATTCGAGCCATTCTTCACCACCAAAGCCCAGGGCAGCGGAACGGGCCTCGGGCTGGCCACCGTCTACGGCATTGTCCAGCAGAATCGCGGCTTTGTCACCGTCTCCAGCACGCCCGGGTCGGGCAGCGATTTCCGCGTGTACTTCCCGATCTTCCGCGGCGCGGCGCCCGCCAGCCCCGCGCCCCCGCCCGAAAGCCATGCGCCGGGTGGCGAGGAAACCGTACTGCTCGTGGAGGACGAGGCCGCGCTGCTCCAGTTAAGCAAGCGCATGCTCCAGGCGCTGGGATACAACGTGCTCGCGGCGGATACTCCGGGCAAAGCGATTGATATTGCCTCATCGTTCGAGGGTCGGATCGATTTGCTGATTACCGATGTGGTGATGCCGGAGATGAATGGGCGCGAACTGCGCGAGAAACTCGATACGGTGCGCCCGGGCCTGCGCACGCTGTTTATGTCGGGCTATACCGCCGACGTGATAGACCGGCGGGGCGCCCTGGACAGCGGAGTTTACTTTCTCTCAAAGCCCTTCAAGATCAAGCAGCTGGCCGCGATGGTGCGCGAGGCCCTGGATCGCGCCGGAGCCTCGTGA